A genomic window from Nematostella vectensis chromosome 9, jaNemVect1.1, whole genome shotgun sequence includes:
- the LOC5512404 gene encoding cyclin-dependent kinases regulatory subunit — protein MMPSSSSVSQISYSEKYFDEYFEYRHVMLPKELVSQVPSVHLMTESEWRNLGVQQSPGWVHYLIHEPEPHVLLFRRPLQNNSAEQNS, from the exons ATGATGCCTTCTTCCTCGAGTGTTTCGCAGATCTCCTACTCCGAGAAATACTTCGACGAGTACTTTGAGTATCG TCATGTGATGTTACCCAAAGAACTGGTGAGCCAAGTTCCAAGCGTACACCTAATGACAGAGAGTGAATGGCGGAACCTGGGAGTGCAGCAGTCTCCGGGTTGGGTTCACTATCTAATACATGAGCCAG AGCCACATGTACTTCTCTTCAGAAGACCACTTCAAAACAACTCAGCAGAACAAAATTCTTGA
- the LOC5512378 gene encoding monocarboxylate transporter 13 isoform X1 — translation MDRDETDADGLTDDVIITSSTYSCLPLKNRPAHRPDSVRSWIVCAAGVFSSVISVGTTYSFGLLYPSLLAHFKQGKVVTAWVGSLACANACFLGLLAALLLSRLDPRLVIVIGALCCSLGLFLTSQVSALWMMFLSYSLLFAFGASCVYATVFSVVPKYFIKTRALATSLIAVGPGAGMFIMSQVTDISLNSIGWRGALMVLASLHMLLCVSAVLFDPHIERVEMKKGKCGGVWLKYQERSRSNVWTNRVFMAVSIAILVNLIGLSIPQLHMARYCEDLGMELSRASRLYMAFGILSMLFRVVSGRLSDTIWMNPRYLGQIGMLVLGVSTLLCPLAKSFTSLLVYFSVLGAGDGLYAGAVNIMLLASVREEAYPKATGASLVIMSVGVAGGPPLGGFIADSLGSYIPAFYVAGSFNILASLVLFFAITSRSHSQSNREEFNEFLEDSPVTEKVTVV, via the exons ATG GACAGAGATGAGACAGACGCCGATGGGTTGACTGATGACGTAATCATAACAAGTTCGACATACAGCTGCTTACCCCTTAAGAACAGGCCCGCGCACCGACCAGACAGCGTACGCTCGTGGATAGTATGCGCAGCGGGAGTGTTTTCATCTGTAATTTCGGTCGGGACGACGTACAGCTTTGGACTGCTATACCCGTCACTATTGGCTCATTTCAAGCAAGGGAAGGTCGTTACAG CTTGGGTTGGATCTCTGGCGTGCGCCAATGCTTGTTTCCTGGGCCTATTAGCGGCTCTGCTTCTCAGTCGTTTGGATCCTCGGCTCGTCATTGTGATAGGGGCCCTTTGCTGTAGTCTGGGACTCTTTCTAACGTCTCAAGTGAGCGCCTTATGGATGATGTTCCTAAGCTATAGCTTGCTGTTTGCCTTTGGAGCCTCGTGCGTCTATGCCACGGTGTTTTCTGTCGTCCCAAA atACTTTATAAAGACACGTGCCCTGGCGACTTCGCTTATTGCCGTGGGGCCTGGGGCGGGAATGTTCATCATGAGCCAAGTCACGGATATATCCTTGAATTCGATTGGCTGGCGTGGGGCGTTGATGGTTCTCGCGAGCCTGCACATGTTGCTATGCGTGTCAGCGGTACTGTTTGATCCACACATCGAGAGGGTAGAGATGAAGAAAGGAAAGTGTGGCGGTGTGTGGCTGAAGTACCAGGAAAGATCACGCAGTAACGTGTGGACAAACAGAGTGTTTATGGCGGTTAGCATCGCAATTCTGGTGAACCTCATTGGATTATCTATCCCACAGCTGCACATG GCGCGGTACTGTGAGGACCTTGGAATGGAGCTCTCACGGGCATCCCGCTTATACATGGCATTCGGAATCCTGTCGATGCTCTTTCGGGTCGTCTCCGGGCGACTCTCGGATACTATATGGATGAACCCCCGGTACCTAGGGCAGATCGGTATGCTTGTTCTAGGCGTGTCGACTTTACTTTGTCCCCTTGCCAAGAGCTTTACTTCACTGCTTGTGTACTTCAGTGTTCTCGGTGCCGGGGATGGGCTATACGCCGGAGCTGTTAATATCATGCTTCTGGCGTCTGTACGCGAGGAAGCGTACCCAAAAGCTACTGGCGCCAGTCTCGTCATTATGTCAGTTGGCGTCGCTGGGGGTCCACCTCTTGGGG GGTTTATCGCGGACAGTCTCGGATCGTATATACCAGCATTCTATGTGGCAGGAAGCTTCAACATTCTAGCATCCTTGGTGTTATTCTTTGCTATTACGTCACGAAGTCACAGCCAATCAAATCGCGAGGAATTTAATGAGTTCTTGGAGGATTCACCAGTGACAGAAAAAGTCACTGTTGTATGA
- the LOC5512403 gene encoding phosphatidylglycerophosphatase and protein-tyrosine phosphatase 1 gives MYKYFYRVSKAVVSSRAGARVLFFPSLLWIVATESRSRRWFDRIDSTVILGALPFKSQTQKLIDENVKGVITLNEEFETKHLCNSKQEWFAWGVTQLRLATVDFGNAPSFAQLLEGVKFIEDMRSKGDSVYVHCKAGRGRSTTLVACYLMKNKNLNPEEAHLFIKSKRPQIRLASQQWIALQQFHDHLHQKKNS, from the exons ATGTACAAGTATTTTTATCGAGTCAGCAAGGCTGTCGTGTCTTCTAGGGCCGGCGCGCGAGTGTTATTTTTCCCATCTCTGTTATGGATTGTAGCGACGGAAAGCAGAAGTCGGAGATGGTTCGACAGAATTGACTCAACTGTTATACTTGGAGCACTACCTTTCAAGAGTCAAAcccaaaag CTTATAGATGAGAACGTCAAAGGTGTTATAACACTCAATGAGGAATTTGAGACCAAACATCTCTGTAACAGCAAACAG GAATGGTTTGCATGGGGGGTGACTCAGCTTCGACTTGCCACAGTAGACTTCGGTAATGCTCCCTCGTTTGCTCAGCTCTTAGAAGGTGTCAAGTTTATAGAGGACATGAGGTCTAAAGGGGATTCTGTATATGTACACTGTAAAGCAGGGCGTGGCAGGAGCACAACCCTTGTTGCTTGCTACCTCATGAAA AATAAGAATTTAAATCCTGAGGAAGCTCATCTATTTATCAAGTCCAAGAGACCTCAAATTCGTCTGGCCTCTCAACAATGGATTGCTCTACAACAATTCCATGACCAtctacaccaaaaaaaaaattcataa
- the LOC5512378 gene encoding monocarboxylate transporter 13 isoform X2, with protein sequence MDRDETDADGLTDDVIITSSTYSCLPLKNRPAHRPDSVRSWIVCAAGVFSSVISVGTTYSFGLLYPSLLAHFKQGKVVTAWVGSLACANACFLGLLAALLLSRLDPRLVIVIGALCCSLGLFLTSQVSALWMMFLSYSLLFAFGASCVYATVFSVVPKYFIKTRALATSLIAVGPGAGMFIMSQVTDISLNSIGWRGALMVLASLHMLLCVSAVLFDPHIERVEMKKGKCGGVWLKYQERSRSNVWTNRVFMAVSIAILVNLIGLSIPQLHMARYCEDLGMELSRASRLYMAFGILSMLFRVVSGRLSDTIWMNPRYLGQIVFSVPGMGYTPELLISCFWRLYARKRTQKLLAPVSSLCQLASLGVHLLGGLSRTVSDRIYQHSMWQEASTF encoded by the exons ATG GACAGAGATGAGACAGACGCCGATGGGTTGACTGATGACGTAATCATAACAAGTTCGACATACAGCTGCTTACCCCTTAAGAACAGGCCCGCGCACCGACCAGACAGCGTACGCTCGTGGATAGTATGCGCAGCGGGAGTGTTTTCATCTGTAATTTCGGTCGGGACGACGTACAGCTTTGGACTGCTATACCCGTCACTATTGGCTCATTTCAAGCAAGGGAAGGTCGTTACAG CTTGGGTTGGATCTCTGGCGTGCGCCAATGCTTGTTTCCTGGGCCTATTAGCGGCTCTGCTTCTCAGTCGTTTGGATCCTCGGCTCGTCATTGTGATAGGGGCCCTTTGCTGTAGTCTGGGACTCTTTCTAACGTCTCAAGTGAGCGCCTTATGGATGATGTTCCTAAGCTATAGCTTGCTGTTTGCCTTTGGAGCCTCGTGCGTCTATGCCACGGTGTTTTCTGTCGTCCCAAA atACTTTATAAAGACACGTGCCCTGGCGACTTCGCTTATTGCCGTGGGGCCTGGGGCGGGAATGTTCATCATGAGCCAAGTCACGGATATATCCTTGAATTCGATTGGCTGGCGTGGGGCGTTGATGGTTCTCGCGAGCCTGCACATGTTGCTATGCGTGTCAGCGGTACTGTTTGATCCACACATCGAGAGGGTAGAGATGAAGAAAGGAAAGTGTGGCGGTGTGTGGCTGAAGTACCAGGAAAGATCACGCAGTAACGTGTGGACAAACAGAGTGTTTATGGCGGTTAGCATCGCAATTCTGGTGAACCTCATTGGATTATCTATCCCACAGCTGCACATG GCGCGGTACTGTGAGGACCTTGGAATGGAGCTCTCACGGGCATCCCGCTTATACATGGCATTCGGAATCCTGTCGATGCTCTTTCGGGTCGTCTCCGGGCGACTCTCGGATACTATATGGATGAACCCCCGGTACCTAGGGCAGATCG TGTTCTCGGTGCCGGGGATGGGCTATACGCCGGAGCTGTTAATATCATGCTTCTGGCGTCTGTACGCGAGGAAGCGTACCCAAAAGCTACTGGCGCCAGTCTCGTCATTATGTCAGTTGGCGTCGCTGGGGGTCCACCTCTTGGGG GGTTTATCGCGGACAGTCTCGGATCGTATATACCAGCATTCTATGTGGCAGGAAGCTTCAACATTCTAG